AAAGAATTTGATATTATTACAGGAAGTGTTATAAGAAAAGACAGAGGCAATGTATTTATAGATTTAGGTAAAATTGAAGCTGTACTTGGAGCTAATGAACAAATGCCAGGTGAAGAATATAATTTTAATGAAAAATTAAAATTGTATATTGTTGAAGTTAAAAACACTACTAAAGGTGCTCAAGTTGGAGTGTCAAGAACGCATCCAGGTCTTGTAAAACGATTATTTGAATTAGAAGTGCCAGAAGTTTTTGGTGGAGTTGTCGAGATTAAGAGTATTTCGAGAGAAGCTGGATCAAGAACTAAAATTGCAGTGTACTCAAATGATGAAAATGTTGATGCTATGGGAGCTTGCGTTGGACCTAAGGGTGTTAGAGTTCAAAGCATTGTTAATGAATTAAGAAATGAGAAAATTGACATCATTAAATGGAGCAAGAAAGCTGAAGAATATATTTCAAATGCTTTAAGTCCTGCAAAGGTATTAAATGTAGTAGTTGAGGAAGCTTCTAAATCTGCAAAGGTCATAGTAGAAGATAATCAATTATCTTTAGCTATTGGAAAAGAAGGCCAAAATGTTAGATTAGCAGCAAGATTAACTGGTTGGAAAATAGATATAAAAAGTAGAACACAAGCTCAATACAACATGGATATAAATGAAGTAGTTAAAAGTGAAGCAGATGAAAGTGAAGTAATTGATAATCAAGTAGCTAAAGATCAATCAACGCAAGAGCAAGTAATTGAAACCATTACACAGGAGTAGGTGATAGCTTTATGAAAGTTAAAAAAATACCTCAGCGCATGTGTACAGGGTGTATGGAAATGAAACCTAAGAAAGAACTATTGCGCATAGTCCATAGTAAAGAAGGCGAAATCTCTATAGATTTAATAGGGAAAAAACCAGGTAGAGGTGCATATGTTTGCATGAACATAGAATGTTTTGAAAAATCCTATAAGACAAAAAGGTTAGAGCGAAATTTAGGTGGCAAAATAAGCGAAGAAATTTATGCAAAGCTAAAGGATGAGATAAATCATGAATAATAAATTTTTTCAATTTTTGGGTTTAACTAAAAAGGCAGGTAAACTTATTGAAGGTTACAATCAGTGTGAAGATGCACTATCGCATGGTAGAGGAACCCTTATAATTTTATCTGAGGAAAGCGCTGTAAATACTAAAGACAAGTTTAAAAGATTATCTATTAAAAATGTTATACCCCTTATTGAAGGTGTTTCGAATGAAACTTTAGGTAAATGTTTAGGTAGACCAGAAATTAATGTTTTATGCGTAAACGATAAAAAAATGACGAATAAGCTATTAAGCTTATGGAATGAAAACATTGAATAAATTAAATTTCGGGGGTGAATGATTTGGCAAAAGTCAGAATATATGAATTAGCTAAAGAATTAGAAGTGTCAAGTAAAGAATTAATTAATGTACTATTCGAAGAGTTTAGTATAAAGGCCAAAAATCATATGAGTGTGATTGAGGAAGAGGATGCTGAATTAATTAAGGAACTTTATAGTGACGAAAATTCAGGACTTAAGGATAATAAAAACGAAACAGTAGAACACTATGAAAACTTAGCTAACGAAGATGCTAATAAAGTTGTAATAAGAAAAAGAGGCAGAAAAGGTCGCGATGAATTAGGAAGTGGCAACAATGCTGTTGAACCAATCGATGACGAAGTTGTAGTAATCGAAAGTACTATTACAGTTAAAGATTTGGCTGATACGTTAAAAAGACCTTATGTTGAAGTAATAAAACAACTTATTTTCATAGGTGTTATGGCTGGAATGAATCAAGAAATAGATTTTGCAACAGCTGAAAAAGTTATAGAAAAATATGGTGCACTTGCTGTACTAAAAGACCCTGAAGAAGGGAAAATTGCTGATGATGAAGATATTGAGGAAAATGACGCTGAATTAGGTACAGATAAAAAACCAGCAGTTGTTACTGTTATGGGTCATGTTGATCACGGTAAGACATCATTACTTGATTGTATTAGAAAATCTAAGGTTACAGAAACAGAAGCCGGCGGAATAACACAACATATAGGTGCATATACTGTTAATATTAATGGAGAAAAAATAACATTTTTAGACACACCTGGTCATGAAGCTTTTACAGCAATGAGAGCGCGTGGTGCTCAAATAACAGATATAGTTATTTTAGTAGTTGCGGCTGATGATGGTATTATGCCACAAACTGTTGAAGCTATAAATCACTGTAAGGCTGCTGGTGTACCAATGATAGTAGCTATAAATAAGATAGATAGACCAGGAGCTAATATAGATAAAGTTAAACAAGAATTAACAGAACATGGACTTGTAGCAGAAGATTGGGGTGGAGACACAATATGTGTTCCAGTATCAGCTCATACTAAGGAAGGTATTGATACTTTACTTGAAATGATACTAATTACTGCAGAAATGTTAGAGCTTAAAGCAAATACTAAAAGACACGCAAAAGGAACTGTAATAGAAGGAAAACTTGATAAAGGTCGCGGACCACTTGCTACATTACTTGTACAAAATGGTACACTTCACACTGGTGATTCTATAATAGTTGGATCAACTTACGGAAGAATAAGAGCAATGTTTGATGATAAGGGTAAAAAAATAAAGACAGCAGGACCATCTATACCAGTAGAAATACTTGGATTATCTGATGTACCATCAGCTGGAGATAGATTTAATGTAATTAAAGATGAGAAAACTGCAAGAAATATGGCTGAGGCTAGAAAAACAAATTTAAGAGAAGAACATTTTCAAGCTAGTAATAGAGTTTCTATGGAAAATTTATACAATCAAATACAAGAAGGATCTGTTAAAGAACTTGGCGTAATTGTTAAAGCTGACGTTCAGGGATCTGTAGAAGCTGTAAGACAATCACTTGAAAAATTATCTACTGATAATGTTAAAGTAAGAGTTATACATTCTGGAGTTGGAGCTATAACAGAAACTGATGTTGTACTTGCGGCTGCTTCAAATGCAATAATTATAGGGTTTAATGTAAGACCTGATAATAATGCTGCAATAGTTGGAGAAAAAGAAAAAGTAGAAATTAAAACATATAGAATAATTTATGATGCTCTTGATGATATAAAATTAGCAATGCTTGGAATGCTCGACCCTGTATATAAAGAAGTTGTTTTAGGAAGAGTAGAAATAAGACAAATATATAAAGTTTCAAATGTAGGTACAATAGCAGGTTCTTATGTATTGACTGGTAAAATTACTAGAAATAGTAGCGTTAGAGTTCTTAGAAATGGAATAGTTATAACTGAATCAACTTTAGCTTCATTGAAGAGATTTAAAGATGATGCAAAAGAAGTTGCTGCTGGATTTGAATGTGGATTAAGTGTAGACAAATTCAATGACCTTAAAGAAGGAGACATCATTGAAGCATTCATAATGGAAGAAATAAAACCAAAACTAGTATAAGATAAGGAGTAGTGGGTTGTATGGTTAGTTATAGAAATGGTAGAATAAATGAAGAAATTAAAAAAGATGTAAGCAATACAATTCAAAACAAAATAAAAGATCCAAGATTAAGTGCTATGGTTAGTGTAACAAAAGTAGACACAACAAAAGACTTAAGTTATACAAAAATCTATGTTAGTATATTTGGAAATGAAATTGAAAAGAAAGAAACAATTCAAGCACTTAAAAGTTCAACTGGTCTTATAAGAAAAGAAATAGGGATGCACGTTAAGTTAAGACATGTTCCTCAGGTTATTATAGAGCTAGATGAAACCATAGAACGTGCAATACATTTAGAAAACATTTTCCATCAAATAAAGGCAAAAGATAAGAATGAACATGAAAAAAAGATTGAAGAAGAAACAAAGAGTGAGGACTAATGATATTAACGATATCATTAACAAGATAAAAATATTTAATAAAATTGCTATAACTTTTCATACTTCACCTGATGGAGATTCACTAGGTAGTGCTTTGGCATTACTTATTGGTCTGAGAAAATTAAACAAGAACGTATATATAATATCAAAAGAAGAAATTCCACAAACTTTTGAGTTCTTGCCATGTTCTGTTGAAATTAATGGTGAAGTAAGCGCGCCATTAACGGATACTGAGTGTGTAATAGTACTAGATTGTGGTGATCTTAAAAGAATTAATGCAAATCTATTGCTGCAAAATAGGAAATTTGAATTAATTAATATAGATCATCATATGTCTAATGATTTATATGGAGATTTAAATTTTATAAACACAAAAGCTTCTGCAGTTGGAGAAATTGTATATGAAATGCTTAGACTTCTTGATGTGAAATTAGACAAAAAAATAAGTTCATGTTTGTACACAGCTGTGCTTACAGATACAGGCTGCTTTAAGCATTCAAACACCACAGCAGTAACTCACATCATTGCAGGTGAACTTATTAATACTGGTATAGATTTTAGTGATATTCACAGGAGAATTTATGAAAATAAAAAATTAAATAAAATAAAGTTTTGCGGTAAAGTTATTAGTAATTTGACCGTTGAGCTTGATGGTAAAGTTTGTGTTATGTATATAACAAAAGACATGATAAAAAAATATGATTTGTTATCTATAGACACGTCGGATGTTATTGATTTTGCTACTTCAATAGACACCGTTGAGGTTGCAATACTTATTAAAGAATATGAAAATGGTGTTAAAGTAAGTTTAAGATCTAAATCCTTAGTAGATGTTAGCAAAATTGCAGAAAAATTTAAGGGTGGCGGTCATATTAGGGCTTCAGGTTTTTATTACGAGGCAAGTTTTGATAATACTAAAGTTAAATTAATGGAAATTTTAGAAAAAGAGTTGATGAAATGAATGGTATATTAAATGTATTTAAACCTACAGGAATTACTTCTTTTGATGTAGTGCGTTTAATAAGAAAAATCAGTAAAGTAAAAAAAGTAGGCCACGCTGGCACTCTAGACCCTGAAGCTAGCGGGGTCTTACCTGTTTGTATAGGAAAAGCAACAAAGGCTATAGACTATATAATGGGAGACTTTAAAATTTACGAAACTGAATTAAAATTAGGCGTTATTACAGATACTTATGATAGAGAGGGTAAAATTCTAAAAGAAAGTGAAGTTAATTTAGGCGTAGATGAAATTACGCTAGTTATTAATTCATTTATAGGAGAAATAAAACAAGTCCCACCTATGTACTCAGCTCTAAAGGTTAATGGAAAAAAACTTTATGAGTTAGCGAGAGCTGGAATAGAAATAGAGAGAGAGCCAAGACCTATAACAATCTATGACATAAATATTACAGACATTAATTTACCTTATATAAAATTCACGGTAAAATGCTCTAAAGGTACATACATTAGAAGTCTGTGTTATGATATTGGGGAAAAATTAAAATGTGGTGGCATGATGTGGAATCTACAAAGAACGGCTACAGGTCAATTTCATATTGATAATGCTATAAATGTTAATGAATTAAATGAAGAAAATATAAATAAATATATTATGCCTATAGAAACTATTTTTAGTGCGAATGCTAGAATTACCATAGAGGATAGATTTGTTAAGTTCTTATTAAATGGTGTTATAGTAAAGGATAAGGCACTAATTTGTAAGTTTGAATCTGGCATTATGTATAGTATATATAATAATGATAATGATTTTATTGGAATTGCGGATAAAAGTGATGATGGTGTTAGATTAATAAAATCATTTATATAGGAGTATATTAAAATGTTAATTATAGAAGATAATTTTAAAACTAATCTTAAATATCAAACTTTTATTGCACTCGGAAGTTTTGATGGACTACATTTGGGACATATGCACCTTATAAATAAAACAGTGGAATTATCAAAAGCAAATAATGCTAAAAGTATGATCTGTACTTTTAAAAATCATCCATTGTCTGTTATTAATAAAGAAATTTGCCCAAAACTTATAATGGATAATGATACTAAAATAAAATTACTGGAAGACACAGGTATAGATATAGTTAATTTAGCTAATTTTGATAAAGATTTTATGAAGATAACCCCTGAAGAATTTATAAGAAATATGGTTAAGTGCTATAATGCGAAGGGGATAATTGTTGGTTTTAATTATAGATTTGGTTATAAGAATCTAGGTGATGTAGAAATGCTTAAGGCATATAGCACAATACTTGGATATAATCTATATGTTTGTGATGCAATTAGTGTCAATGATGAAATTGTAAGTAGTTCAAAAATCCGTCATCTAATTGCTGAGGGTAATATTGTTAAAGCAAATGAACTTTTAGGACGTCCACATACTATTATTGGAAAAGTGATTACTGGTAAACAACTTGGTAGAACTATTGGTTTTCCAACTGTAAATTTAAATTATAATAAGGAATATATTCTTCCAAAGGGAGGGGTATATTATACTATAATTGAATATGATAATTATCTTTATAAAGCTATAACCAATATAGGATACAATCCTACTGTAGAAGGTGGTAAATTATCAGTAGAAACGCATATTTTAGATTTTAACAAGCAAATTTATAGTGAGATAGTTAAAATAAACTTTATAAACAGAATAAGAGATGAAGTTAAATTTAATACTATAGAGGAACTAAAGCAGCAGCTTGTAAAAGATAAGGAGTATGCTTATAATCAAAAAATAGAATAATAAACGTAAAGATGTAAAAATTAATTTACAATTTAATCTTAGTTTGTTATAATTGATTTGAACCTTATGCTAAGTTAGCCGAATCACCAACGGTCTACTTGGAATATGGGGATTTTATTCGGAGGTGTTGTAAAATGACAAAGATTACAAAACAAGAAATAATGGTAAAACATGCAAGACATGAAGGAGATACAGGTTCTCCAGAAGTACAAATTGCACTTTTAACTGAAAGAATTACAGAGTTAAATGAGCATTTAAAAGTTCACAAAAAAGATAACCATTCAAGAAGAGGTCTGTTAATGATGGTTGGTCAAAGAAAAGGTATGTTAGGTTACTTAAAGAACAAAGATATTGAAAGATATCGTGCAATTCTAGCAGAACTCGGACTAAGAAAATAATTCAGAGCGGCTTAGCCGCTCTATTATTTTAGGTTAGGGCAAAATATATACGATTAGCTACCAATATTTATAAAAATATTGGTAATTTAAATTGAGGGGAGGCAAATATATGATTCATACTATAGAAACGATTGTAGCAGGGAGAAAACTTAAAGTTGAATATGGTAAGGTTGGAATGTTATCAGACTGTGCAATTTTTATGAGTTATGGTGAGACAGTAGTTTTAGTTAATACAAATGCTTCAGAAAAACCTAGGGACGGTATCGACTTCTTTCCATTAAGTGTAGAATATGAAGAAAAACTTTATGCTGTTGGTAAAATTCCAGGTGGCTTCATAAAAAGAGAAGCAAGACCATCAGAAAGAGCAATTTTAACTGCAAGGGGTATAGATAGGCCTCTAAGACCATTATTTCCTAAAGGTTATAAAAATGATGTTCAAATTGTTTGTACAGTACTATCAGTTGAACAAGATAATTCACCTGAAATACTTGCTATGAATGGAGCATCACTTGCATTATGTATATCAAGTATACCTTTTACTGATGCTGTCGCAACGGTTTCAGTTGGTTTAGTAGATGGTAAATTCATATTAAGCCCAACAGCAGACGAGAGAAAAGTAAGTGTTATGAAGCTTACAGTTTGTGCTACAAAAGATAATGTAACAATGATAGAAGCTAGTGGAGACGAAATAGCTGAAGATGTAATGATAGCTGCAATCGACTTTGCTTTTGAAGCATGTAAAAAAATAGTAGCTTTCCAAGAAGAAGCAGTAGCTAAATTTGGAAAGAAAAAAAACATTCCTGAGTTTAAAAAAATAGATGAAACTCTCGAAAGTGAAGTTAGAAAATTCTCATTTGATATGGTGAAGACAGCAATGTACATAATGGATAAAGATGAGAGAAATGTAATGGTTGATCAAATTAAAGCAAAAATAAGCGCTGAATTTGATGAAAAGTATGCTGATAAAAAATCAGATATAGGTGAAATTTTCTATAATATTCAAAAAGAAATAGTTAGAAATATGATGTTAAATGAAAATAGAAGACCTGATGGAAGAGCTTTTGATGAAGTTAGACCAATAAGTTGTGAGGTAGGAATACTTCCAAGAACTCATGGAACAGGTCTTTTTACAAGAGGACTTACTCAAGTTATGGGAGTTGCGACACTTGGAGCATTAAAGGAAGCGCAAATACTAGACGGAATAAGTGATGAAGATACTAAAAGATATATGCATCATTATAATTTTCCAGCTTATAGCGTAGGAGAAACTAAACCAATGCGTGGACCTGGAAGACGAGAAATCGGACATGGAGCACTAGCTGAAAAAGCAGTAGAACCACTTTTACCATCTGTAGAAGAATTTCCATATGCAATTCGTGTGGTATCAGAAGTATTAAGTTCTAATGGTTCAACATCTCAAGCGAGCGTAAGTGCAAGTATTTTGGCACTATTAGATGCTGGAGTTCCAATTAAGAGACCTGCAGCTGGAATTGCAATGGGACTAATTACAAATGATGATTTATCTAAAGAAAAAGTTATAACTGATATTCAGGGTATAGAAGATTTCTTTGGTGATATGGACTTTAAAGTAGCTGGAACTGTTAATGGTATTACAGCTATACAAGTTGATACAAAACTTCATGGATTATCTAATTACTGCATTAAAACTGCAATTATAGATGCGAAAAAAGCTAGACTTCATATAATTGGAAAAATGAATGAATGTATAGCTGCTCCAAGAAGTGAAATGTCAAAGTATGCTCCTAGAATGTATGTACTAAATGTTGCACCTGACAAAATTAGGGATGTAATAGGTAAAGGTGGAGCAACTATAAAGAAAATTATAGCAGAAACTGGTGTTAAAATAGATACTAGTGATGATGGAAAAATTGTAATTATGTCTAATGATGGCGTGAGCGCAAATAGAGCAGTGGAAATAATTGAACAGTTAACTAAATCTGTTAAAGTTGGAGAAATATATTTAGGAAAAGTAACTAAGATTGCTGCTTTTGGAGCATTTGTTGAAATTTTACCTAATAAAGAAGGATTAGTTCATATTTCTAAACTTGATTTTGAGAGAGTTAATAAAGTAGAAGATATTGTATCGGTTGGCGATGAAATATTAGTAAAAGTAATGGAAATAGATAATCAGGGAAGAGTAAATCTTTCAAGAAGAGATGCTATGAAAGATAGCGAAAATGAAAAAAAAGAGAATGAAAAAAAATTGAATGAATAATAATAGAGGGGCTTAGGTGCCTTTTTATTTTTTTTAAATAAAAAACACTAATATGCACATAATAAATATAAAATCTCACTAAGGAGAGGCGCATATGTATAATTTGATTAAGTTAGATAATGGTTTAAGGATTGCAGTTGAAAATATTGAATATGTGAATTCTGTAAGTGTAGGCTTATGGGTGGAAAATGGATCTAGAAATGAAAATACAGTTAACAGTGGAATATCACATTTCATTGAACATATGCTTTTTAAAGGAACGACAGCTAGAACTGCAAAACAAATTGCTGAAACCATTGAAGATGTCGGTGGTCAAATAAATGCGTTTACAAGTAGGGAAGCTACATGTTTTTATATAAAAGCATTAGACACTCACCTTGATTTATCATTAGATATTATTTCGGATATGTTATTCAACAGTACCTTTTGTGAAGAAGATATTGAAAAGGAAAAAGGTGTAATTGTTGAGGAAATAAATATGAGTGAGGATTCACCAGAGGATGTTTTAGCAGACTTGCATACAAAAGCAATTTGGGAATCAGATTCTATTTCGTTACCAATTTTAGGGACAATAGATACTGTAAATTCTTTTAATAGAAAAATGATAGTAGATTATATAGATTCGTATTATATACCAGAAAATTCAGTAATATCTATTTCTGGTAAATTTAATATGGAAGATATAGAAAGTCTTGTTGAAAAATATTTTGGTAAATGGCGCTATAAAAATAAGCAGATTACTAAATATAGTAGCCCAAAAATATTTAATAACCATTATTTTAGAAAAAAAGATATTGAGCAACTTCATATAAGTTTAGGAATCCCAGGTGTAGGTCTTGGAGAAGATGATATTTATACATTAATATTATTAAGCAATATACTTGGTGGTGGAGCGTCTTCATTATTATTCCAAAAAGTTCGTGAAGATTTAGGGGTATGTTATTCTATCTATTGTTATATATCAGCATTTAAAAATACAGGAGTTGTAAGCATTTATGCTGGGCTTAATCCCAAATATGCACAAGTTGCTATTGATGTTATAAAAGAAGAAGTTAGTAACTTTGCGAAACTAGGGATCACTAATGAAAAATTAAGTAAAGCTAAGGAACAGTTGAAGGGTAGCTACATTTTAGGGCTTGAAAGCACAAGTAGCAGAATGTTTAGCAATGGAAAATCAGCGCTGTTTATGGACAAAATAAATACGCCTGAAGAAATATTACAAAAAATAGATGA
This window of the Clostridium estertheticum genome carries:
- the nusA gene encoding transcription termination factor NusA, translating into MNQEFIEALREIVDQKGISEDLLFETIEDALVAAYKKNFATLSNNSQDVKVTMNRETGEIHVYGQKTVVEEVVEDASEMSLEEAKEYSHKYQIGDIVDIEVTPRKFGRIAAQAAKQVVIQRIKEAERNIIYNEFITKEFDIITGSVIRKDRGNVFIDLGKIEAVLGANEQMPGEEYNFNEKLKLYIVEVKNTTKGAQVGVSRTHPGLVKRLFELEVPEVFGGVVEIKSISREAGSRTKIAVYSNDENVDAMGACVGPKGVRVQSIVNELRNEKIDIIKWSKKAEEYISNALSPAKVLNVVVEEASKSAKVIVEDNQLSLAIGKEGQNVRLAARLTGWKIDIKSRTQAQYNMDINEVVKSEADESEVIDNQVAKDQSTQEQVIETITQE
- the rnpM gene encoding RNase P modulator RnpM encodes the protein MKVKKIPQRMCTGCMEMKPKKELLRIVHSKEGEISIDLIGKKPGRGAYVCMNIECFEKSYKTKRLERNLGGKISEEIYAKLKDEINHE
- a CDS encoding ribosomal L7Ae/L30e/S12e/Gadd45 family protein, producing MMNNKFFQFLGLTKKAGKLIEGYNQCEDALSHGRGTLIILSEESAVNTKDKFKRLSIKNVIPLIEGVSNETLGKCLGRPEINVLCVNDKKMTNKLLSLWNENIE
- the infB gene encoding translation initiation factor IF-2, producing the protein MAKVRIYELAKELEVSSKELINVLFEEFSIKAKNHMSVIEEEDAELIKELYSDENSGLKDNKNETVEHYENLANEDANKVVIRKRGRKGRDELGSGNNAVEPIDDEVVVIESTITVKDLADTLKRPYVEVIKQLIFIGVMAGMNQEIDFATAEKVIEKYGALAVLKDPEEGKIADDEDIEENDAELGTDKKPAVVTVMGHVDHGKTSLLDCIRKSKVTETEAGGITQHIGAYTVNINGEKITFLDTPGHEAFTAMRARGAQITDIVILVVAADDGIMPQTVEAINHCKAAGVPMIVAINKIDRPGANIDKVKQELTEHGLVAEDWGGDTICVPVSAHTKEGIDTLLEMILITAEMLELKANTKRHAKGTVIEGKLDKGRGPLATLLVQNGTLHTGDSIIVGSTYGRIRAMFDDKGKKIKTAGPSIPVEILGLSDVPSAGDRFNVIKDEKTARNMAEARKTNLREEHFQASNRVSMENLYNQIQEGSVKELGVIVKADVQGSVEAVRQSLEKLSTDNVKVRVIHSGVGAITETDVVLAAASNAIIIGFNVRPDNNAAIVGEKEKVEIKTYRIIYDALDDIKLAMLGMLDPVYKEVVLGRVEIRQIYKVSNVGTIAGSYVLTGKITRNSSVRVLRNGIVITESTLASLKRFKDDAKEVAAGFECGLSVDKFNDLKEGDIIEAFIMEEIKPKLV
- the rbfA gene encoding 30S ribosome-binding factor RbfA, which translates into the protein MVSYRNGRINEEIKKDVSNTIQNKIKDPRLSAMVSVTKVDTTKDLSYTKIYVSIFGNEIEKKETIQALKSSTGLIRKEIGMHVKLRHVPQVIIELDETIERAIHLENIFHQIKAKDKNEHEKKIEEETKSED
- a CDS encoding DHH family phosphoesterase; translation: MKKRLKKKQRVRTNDINDIINKIKIFNKIAITFHTSPDGDSLGSALALLIGLRKLNKNVYIISKEEIPQTFEFLPCSVEINGEVSAPLTDTECVIVLDCGDLKRINANLLLQNRKFELINIDHHMSNDLYGDLNFINTKASAVGEIVYEMLRLLDVKLDKKISSCLYTAVLTDTGCFKHSNTTAVTHIIAGELINTGIDFSDIHRRIYENKKLNKIKFCGKVISNLTVELDGKVCVMYITKDMIKKYDLLSIDTSDVIDFATSIDTVEVAILIKEYENGVKVSLRSKSLVDVSKIAEKFKGGGHIRASGFYYEASFDNTKVKLMEILEKELMK
- the truB gene encoding tRNA pseudouridine(55) synthase TruB; translation: MNGILNVFKPTGITSFDVVRLIRKISKVKKVGHAGTLDPEASGVLPVCIGKATKAIDYIMGDFKIYETELKLGVITDTYDREGKILKESEVNLGVDEITLVINSFIGEIKQVPPMYSALKVNGKKLYELARAGIEIEREPRPITIYDINITDINLPYIKFTVKCSKGTYIRSLCYDIGEKLKCGGMMWNLQRTATGQFHIDNAINVNELNEENINKYIMPIETIFSANARITIEDRFVKFLLNGVIVKDKALICKFESGIMYSIYNNDNDFIGIADKSDDGVRLIKSFI
- a CDS encoding bifunctional riboflavin kinase/FAD synthetase, with the protein product MLIIEDNFKTNLKYQTFIALGSFDGLHLGHMHLINKTVELSKANNAKSMICTFKNHPLSVINKEICPKLIMDNDTKIKLLEDTGIDIVNLANFDKDFMKITPEEFIRNMVKCYNAKGIIVGFNYRFGYKNLGDVEMLKAYSTILGYNLYVCDAISVNDEIVSSSKIRHLIAEGNIVKANELLGRPHTIIGKVITGKQLGRTIGFPTVNLNYNKEYILPKGGVYYTIIEYDNYLYKAITNIGYNPTVEGGKLSVETHILDFNKQIYSEIVKINFINRIRDEVKFNTIEELKQQLVKDKEYAYNQKIE
- the rpsO gene encoding 30S ribosomal protein S15, whose amino-acid sequence is MTKITKQEIMVKHARHEGDTGSPEVQIALLTERITELNEHLKVHKKDNHSRRGLLMMVGQRKGMLGYLKNKDIERYRAILAELGLRK
- a CDS encoding polyribonucleotide nucleotidyltransferase encodes the protein MIHTIETIVAGRKLKVEYGKVGMLSDCAIFMSYGETVVLVNTNASEKPRDGIDFFPLSVEYEEKLYAVGKIPGGFIKREARPSERAILTARGIDRPLRPLFPKGYKNDVQIVCTVLSVEQDNSPEILAMNGASLALCISSIPFTDAVATVSVGLVDGKFILSPTADERKVSVMKLTVCATKDNVTMIEASGDEIAEDVMIAAIDFAFEACKKIVAFQEEAVAKFGKKKNIPEFKKIDETLESEVRKFSFDMVKTAMYIMDKDERNVMVDQIKAKISAEFDEKYADKKSDIGEIFYNIQKEIVRNMMLNENRRPDGRAFDEVRPISCEVGILPRTHGTGLFTRGLTQVMGVATLGALKEAQILDGISDEDTKRYMHHYNFPAYSVGETKPMRGPGRREIGHGALAEKAVEPLLPSVEEFPYAIRVVSEVLSSNGSTSQASVSASILALLDAGVPIKRPAAGIAMGLITNDDLSKEKVITDIQGIEDFFGDMDFKVAGTVNGITAIQVDTKLHGLSNYCIKTAIIDAKKARLHIIGKMNECIAAPRSEMSKYAPRMYVLNVAPDKIRDVIGKGGATIKKIIAETGVKIDTSDDGKIVIMSNDGVSANRAVEIIEQLTKSVKVGEIYLGKVTKIAAFGAFVEILPNKEGLVHISKLDFERVNKVEDIVSVGDEILVKVMEIDNQGRVNLSRRDAMKDSENEKKENEKKLNE
- a CDS encoding M16 family metallopeptidase; this translates as MYNLIKLDNGLRIAVENIEYVNSVSVGLWVENGSRNENTVNSGISHFIEHMLFKGTTARTAKQIAETIEDVGGQINAFTSREATCFYIKALDTHLDLSLDIISDMLFNSTFCEEDIEKEKGVIVEEINMSEDSPEDVLADLHTKAIWESDSISLPILGTIDTVNSFNRKMIVDYIDSYYIPENSVISISGKFNMEDIESLVEKYFGKWRYKNKQITKYSSPKIFNNHYFRKKDIEQLHISLGIPGVGLGEDDIYTLILLSNILGGGASSLLFQKVREDLGVCYSIYCYISAFKNTGVVSIYAGLNPKYAQVAIDVIKEEVSNFAKLGITNEKLSKAKEQLKGSYILGLESTSSRMFSNGKSALFMDKINTPEEILQKIDEIDMIKVNAVMEKTFKIGIINSSYVGRENEMLKKVFDGNVISMDK